The genomic region TTTTGTAAATGGCTACTGAACACAAGGGACCGATGAACtcagtttgttattctagcaaggcattatTTGTTCTTCCTTATTCgacatatttgttggatatcttcaAAATGCtgtttactgctaatttactcgcttcttacatctgtattctgatgcgtatgcacatgaaagctcacaccatgaagAATACCTAGTAGCAAGCTAAAGTCCTTAAAATCTGGCATAGTCACACTATTATGTAAATGAAGTATGACATGCAACTGAAATTTTGTTTATCAACAACAGAAACTGACACTATGCTTATCTTAGCAGAAATACTGAAACAGCAGAAATGtaagttttaaaaagcactatttACCTACCATGACTGTATAGATCCCCTGTATTTGGATTTGTCAGGAATGGTAAGAAGTCATCCACATGAGTTCTCATATGCTCTGCAGTTTGTGCTCTAAGAGTTGCAACAGTCCAGGAGTTTTGTCGCTCCTTGAGCTGATCTTCAATCGCTCTGTACATGCAGTGTCCATCAGAGGGGATCTGTTTGATTTCTAGCTGCCTTATTGACAAAATATGTGCTAGTTTCTGACTTTCAAGGTGTCTAGCTCCTGTTAAATTTTCTATCTCAGCTTCTGctattctttcttctctctccttgTCCATTGCAGCTTTTTTCTCCTGCAATTAGAAAACAATAAAGCATACTGAAACTTCACATTTGTTCATGCTTATATGGCCTTACATGTTTGTAATATAATATGCACTACCTCTTGTTttatggttgactcagccttccatccttccgaggtcggtaaaatgagtacccagcttgctggggggtaaacggtaatgactggggaaagcactggcaaaccaccccgtattgagtctgctatgaaaacgctagagggcgtcaccccaagggtcagacatgactcagtgcttgcacaggggatacctttaccttacctgttGCTTTAAGTATTATCCTTGAAGTAGTTGTTTTATTCCAAaccattcacagatcttatcaaccaccttaatccaatctcagctataattgcccagcTACTTAtccatcttgactctaactagcccttccagCAATTAACCCCCTTCCCCATATATAATGGTTGAGGtaatctgaagaagagtgctcacacatgaaagcttgtgccttgaataaaatttctttggtcttaaaggtgccactggctcaaactttattctgctgcttcagaacaacacagctactcaACTGAATCTATTATCCTACTCGGTAATTTCTAAATTGTAACATATCATGCTAATTATGATATTTTGTTTGATCTCAGTTTCAGATTTTTGGAATTCTAATAACGTTACGTAGCCTGTTGGCTGTCCCATCTTGTTGACTGTATTGATGTACTGAGATTCAACCTGAATCTCAGTGCATCAATACAGTCAAcctgaatctcagtgagaaaggggtttaaatggctccaaaccTGGGCCTGGTTGCCCAAGAAAACCCATATAACAGCTCAGTGGCTTCTAGCAGGCTGGCCcaatggctcagctgtttaaatggctcagtcttatttatttctttataattGATCTAGGGCCATCTtcatatattttattcatttttatacaaTATAATGTGAGACCAGTTTCTACAGTGATTATTAACTCCATGTCCACAGCAAGATCCCTTAGAAAGCTCATGCAGCAAATCTGCCATGACTAACACAAACCCAACTGTTGATATATGGCAAAAGTCTTAAACACCAGAAAAGATTACACAATTAGGATGTGAAGAGGATTCTCAACCACAAAGTATCACAGCGTATGTTGACGGCCACTTGTATTTGAACCACACAGCTGGATTTGGGTCTCAGAACCAACCTCACACCATCCATATGTACTGATCTTATGCTGAATCTGGAATCTTATCACTTGGTCTAACATGTTGCTCACAAATACATCcccaaggcaggaaaaaaaaatcctttcaaaTCTGAATCTTACCCGCCTCTTCTGTGCTTTTGATATTCGAGGAGGCTGAACCTGTTGTGTGTTCTCCAGCTCTAATCTTGCCATACTTATAGCTGCCGAATCCTcctaaatgataaataaaagttACTCAATTATATATAAACAAAGACTGGAATTGATAGCTTAAAGATCTTTTGATATTTCAACTTCAGGGTCaagattgctggcaggggctcatgggaattggagtccgtgaacatctggaggaccacaggttgactaccgctgtccTATTACCAAGTTTAAAAGACATCAATGGCTTCGGGATGAAAACTTAATTCCTTAACGAATATATATACCATTTCAGAGATCATTAGGCTAATACCAAGAATAAAGTGTGCCCACAGGCTTTCATGCATAAAGTTAACATACCTTATTCTCATCAAGTGACGTCTCCTTCACTTTCTGCAGCTCTTCTTTATGCTTCTGTTCTAGATCGGCCTCCAGCTTGGCAACACTGTCTGAGAGctgcttccttctttttttaTCATTCTTTGGAACATTATTTTTCATCCCCTGGATTTTAGCTGCAGGCACACAAACCAGACTAGTGATAAACATCTAGAGGTTATTCTTAAATCACTGTTAGTAGTTCGGAGGTATAGTACGTAAACTTAATGTGATTGTAGCAGATATGCCTGTTAATGCACATCTCCCTAacccaggctttgtcaaccagggtttcttagtaccctggaagggtttcttcaatgggtggccaatgatggacctgaaaggggtgggaaggggaggggtcctgggtgggtgtgtatgcagctatgcttcccaactaaattctgcatgattacgctacttctggggtttctcgaagcctcaataatgtttcagaggtttcttaagagaaaaagttgagaagggctgaccTAACCTGAAGACAATGTAAAaagccacccccccaaaaaaaatgtgtatcaaggtaaaggtaaaggtatcccctgtgcaagcaccgggtcatgtatgactcttggggtgactccctctagggttttcatggcagactcaatacggggtggtttgccagtcattaccgtttaccccccagcaagctgggtactcattttaccgacctcagaaggatggaaggctgagtcgaccttgagccagctgctgggattgaactcccagcctcatgggcagagcttcaggttgtatgtctgctgccttaccactctgcgccacaagaggctcttgtgtatcAGGGTAGCACATTACTATTGCCAACATTATATTAAAAACTAACcataaaacaaacagaaagccCACTGGAacattaaaaatagaataaaccCATATTCTACAACTTAAAATAGTGCCCCCATAAAACAGCCCTTAGGTTTAAAGCAGGCCATAAGAGCAACTTCTAAAAAGATAGAAGCCTTTTGTTAAAAGACTGGGGAAAGAAGAATGTTTGGGCCTGACTCTTGAAGTGGGTGGTTAAATGAGCCCCAAAGGGGAGGGCATTCCAGAAGTGTGGTCCCACCACTGAAAAGGTCCTTTCTCTGTTTGCCACTTGGCTGTTTTCTGCAGGACCAGCACTGATGACAGGGAACAGCCAGGGGCTGCATCACAAAATCAAGCTAACTCAGAAATCCAGTCTGATAGAAATGCAAGCGCTTCCCAAATACTCATCAAGCTTTCCAGTTCAAAACTATTACAAAGTTTTAGAATTTTGTGGTTTATCATATGCATTCTTACGTAGCATCCACAAAGCCTTGCTGCTAAGAAACCAGTCTCTCCTTCCCCAGTGCTGAAACAGGACAGTAGCTGCCATAACTACAGCTCTGGCCAGGTTTAGCAATCATCTTCCTGAATGCAGTACAACTGCAGTATTTTGGAAGGATTTTGCAGGCAAGACTCCAGCAATACCTTACGCTGCATTCCAGAGAACACAAGCAGCCCAACTCTATAGCACAGATATGGCTTTTAAGAGTTCAACAAGGCACATATTTCCATCACAGGGGAGTGTTTTAAATGTTCCATCAATAAGTTTCTGAATCACACCAGCCAAAACTTGTTAACATATGACAGCAAATGTATATTGTATGCCACAAGGAAATACATGTTCTTGGCAGCTACTGGACACCCCAAACTTCCTCCAAACCTAGGCATTGTTGCAGCGTGTAACACCGGGACACAAATCTCTACATACTGCTGTATGTTTGGCTTGTCTTAAAGATATTACTGCAAATCCTCTGACCATCATCCACAAATACAAGGGTGGTCTGTGAAAGAGGATCTTCCACATACCAGTATTATCTGATCATGTGTAGCTTAGTTTGCTCTTTGCTGGTAGCTATAATAAGGACTAACAGTTGTAACCCACATAAGCAGCAGCCACACATTTTTTCATTTGCAAAAGCATCATTTTCTGTCTGACACCGTCCAGTTTGTACATTTGCCCAGTCAGCTGCTGTTGGGGCCTCTTTGCCCTGAAGCCTGgcatgcagtaaaagtgctgccAAGTGTATACGAAAGGGTTCAACCCACAGCCCTGGATTAGCCAGCAGACTCCGAGGACTGAGTCAGTACAAGACAGATTCTGCCTGGTACGGTTTGCTGGCTTTAGAATGCATGTTTCCAGCTGTCCCTTTTAGCGGCAACTTAATCTGTGGCTGCAGCCATCAGCAGAGAGAGGGACTCTGATTCAAAGGCAAAAtgcaggttcgatccctggcatctcccaccAAAGGCTCTCAGGAAGTTCTGACCTTTCCTTGCCTGGCAGGGACCCTGAAGAACTGCTGACAGTGACAGCTGATAGACAGTGACAGATGGCCTAAGGCACTTTCAGACTTTTCCTTGattaaccccccccacacacacacacacacaaatgcacagcaccaccaccaccaatagtGAAAACTGCTTCAAGAATCgtccttttaaaaagaattctcgGTTCACTTCATTTCTACCCCGCCTTTCCCCCCAATGGGACCCCAAGGCACCTGACATTATCCCCCCTTTCTCCGTTTTAACTTCCTAGCAGCGCTGTGAGGCAAGCCAAGCTGAGAGCGATCCTGGTCCAGGGCCATCCTGCAGGCGGGGAGTCTAGGCTGGGCCTCCtagattgggttgccagctctgggctgggaaacacctggaggctttggggagggacctcagaggagtcgaaggttatggagtccatcctccaaagcagccattttctccaggggaattgctctCCGTCCccgggagatgagctgcaaaacccggggatccccaggtgccagcTGGGCACCGGCCTCCCTAGCCTGCCCCTCGCAGTCCACCACACTCGGGCAGTAAAATAAAGGCAAaggcaggagtgggaggagagagcagagagcagagagcagagagcccccccatcctccccccccccccccgggcattcCGGGCTCTGCTTCCTCTGCACGCGGCTCCCGGCGGGTCTCCTCACCCTGCAGCTCCCGCTTCTCCTTGCGCTGCCGCCTGACGAGCGCCGCCAGCGCGCCCCCGCCGTCCTCCGCAGCCGCCTCGTCGTCCTCCTCGCCGGGCCTCTCCATGGCGCCAGCCCCGCCACCCACCGGCGCGAGTCCCGGCGACGCGTGCACCTCCGGCCCCGCCCAGCGGCCGCGGCTGCAGGGAGGAAGGAGCCCGGCACAGGAAGCGCGCCGCCGGAGAAGCGCGCCGCCTAATGGCCTTCGCTGGCGCCGGGGCTCCAAGGGACGGGCTGCCGCCGACGGAGGGGGTTACTGGGAGACTCCGGAAACTTCAGGGCGAGAGAGCGGCTCAGGAAGCAAGAGGACCAAGTTTGGGTCCAGGGACGCCAGGGTTTAATCCTGGGTGCGCACGAAGGCAGAGGGgtagggtagccagctctggcttgggaaattcgtGGAGACTGTGGGGGTGTGGAAAGCTACtcggtggagtataatgttatggagcccatgcaggggtagtcaaactgcggccctccagatgtccatggactacaattcccaggagcccctgccagcattcgctggcaggggctcctgggaattgtagtccatggacatctggagggccgcagtttgactacccctgctccaaagcatctattttctccaaggcaaatgatctctgtcgtctggagatgagctataattgcaGGGGAGCCCCAGGTCTCCTCACGAGATTGGCATCCCTGGTGTGGTGAACCCCTTCCCCCTTATCTTCTGCTTTCTGGATCATTGAACGGTCGTCCCGGCAAGTATAGAATTTAtaaaagaagtcccaaagcggctcacagtcgccttcctctccccacaacagacaccctgtgaggtgggtgaggctgaatgggtcctaatattactgcttggtcagaacagctttctcagtgctgtggtgagcccaaggccacccagctggctgcatgtggagaagcagggaatcaaacccggctcaccagattagaagtctgcactcccactACATCAAGCAGAAACATCTCATAGTAGCCTTCTCTGGTTAGACATAAAGCTattggaaaggagagagaagccTGGTCTTAAAGAAATAGTCACAGTGGTGCCAGTCGATGACTTCCAAAATACTGCTTTCTTTGTCACAGATAGGGCTTAGGGAATAGGGACCAAGCAGCTGATGATGCCAAGATAAATAATGTTGGTATAGTTGGTAAgagaggcttatttttaaaagtcaggtTATTTTTCAGAGAGTAAAATTGATTGGACTAGTGCCAGTGTGAAAAGAAATCAAATCCGTATGTACTATGCTGCCATTTCTAATGCACCTGCTTATTGACAAAATAATGACCTTACCCACACATCGGAGATGATAGAAGACAGAGGAGCATTAGCAGCGGAAATGTAAGCCTCAGGCAAAAAGCtggttgtattttaattatttaagacATTTTGCCCTACCTTTCTCACCACTTGAGATGGCTTCAAGattattaaacaacaacaataaaacagccaaatgtgaaaaataacaaaatagcCTTGAAGATGCAGCAAGTTCCtgggaaattttccttgtatGGAAGTAAACAATACATTTACTGAGGGTGACAGGGTGCAGCATGGTCACTGGCAGCAGGTGCCAGTCCTAAAATACAACCTCCAGGTGAAAGCTGGAGATCTGgcattacaactaatctccaggcatcagttcaccttgagaaaatggccactttggaaggtgaattctatggcattatacccctctgacATCCCTCCCTAAATTCCTTCTCCAAAATCTGCAGGAATATCCCGTCCCTGAGCTGACAACCTTATCTTTACCTACGACTTCAGTGcaacaataaaatctgagtccaatggcacctttaaggccaacaaagatttattgaaggcgtaagcttga from Paroedura picta isolate Pp20150507F chromosome 9, Ppicta_v3.0, whole genome shotgun sequence harbors:
- the OTUD6B gene encoding deubiquitinase OTUD6B, which produces MERPGEEDDEAAAEDGGGALAALVRRQRKEKRELQAKIQGMKNNVPKNDKKRRKQLSDSVAKLEADLEQKHKEELQKVKETSLDENKEDSAAISMARLELENTQQVQPPRISKAQKRREKKAAMDKEREERIAEAEIENLTGARHLESQKLAHILSIRQLEIKQIPSDGHCMYRAIEDQLKERQNSWTVATLRAQTAEHMRTHVDDFLPFLTNPNTGDLYSHDEFEKYCSDIANSVAWGGQLELRALSHILQTPIEVVQMDSPPIIVGEEYSTKPLILVYMKHAYGLGEHYNSVKPLSDMTPDNEC